The following are encoded together in the Candidatus Flexicrinis proximus genome:
- a CDS encoding GAF domain-containing protein, which yields MNVALVLFLGGVVVTLWLYFFTRQRAASAPGFGPIKIADSANAPDTGKEGILIVRGLGQVVHANAVMKAWLSIDDDVPDLEQVIRLVEPSDNFLALLGGQNQAAFQIGDQWMEASVYDVPNENEQRRMIVVREVGTDGATDTTGTGIDFSRAFRVLNQAAELVDITAGVEPTLQAILTVLHPVIPFDGGEVNLFTEDGSALTPQAWFGDARYILALYEHGGQYPLEGGITGWLLKHRKPLVMNSTSEIDALKPLVQPFPYQSVVGIPLMIANQVLGTIELFSDRPNAYTGQESTLLLALNEALARTIGDSQQYAQQVKRVEDLVSLQGLVEQASGRADARAETVYGALARRVAELSGAQMCGILLYDNSKAGLTAALPFHGIPDALARSLIVPLPGGSAARDIFERQPYWLAGDLRDESLAEEMGLSSVMSTIGIRNTLWVPLQISRERIGMLVVFNKLRGSEFTIRDVANLKAIASQATVVVESIRLFSREQRLDAELEGLQQMTFAIGALTAEGDFFKELTNRIASLMNVRSCALLLLNPTGDRLLGQVPASGINDEIMAMYDIDFSEESVFRALWQDEDNWYTNNTQTSALIIATGLEEVTDRATIQRVMYAKLTLRGEMTGVIQIADPANGRDFDDGDGRLLTIFATQAATILENARLFREVQRQSQRSEVMRRLAEVAGAMTLLDESAQELLKAVTEVTGSPVAFLSLLDAAGNLITLPKRVYGSEMTEPTIQNAYSPGFPLTVTISKRPYIGNDVLHDPMVTDEYRRNSELTNLRSAVVVPLIVNERSIGELGVANRVRPYDKSDLPILRTIAAQIAPAIDRALLYESTSQNLARRLEEIDAVSRVSNELTLTVDFDQILNMIRREALRATSAANSTVALLKPVEEWPMPEAPQLLRRIGSLRETLSFDTIAPIEKAAIDKGAEPILIGDYAGQNAIRPTPRDARSALAVAILYVDTVIGVIHLWNNTPDRFDDISAQFLLTLATKASLGYGNYIRYNELRERSDALRQRVEQLNRIFELSSVLSSSTDPAELLEAVAYSVQQSAAYDQVVMLLADENGILHRVSQAGLPIDLFRQSMVSTISVNAMRDLLTPEYQIGQSSAFLLDKAQRDKERDALETRFEGQREIEYKGPDAWLDGDLLLTVMTTPGGRMLGVILLDRPFNDRKPDRNTADLLETFAYQAANAVESTALYNQAVRLRVLNESVVNSIEQGIVVLDRTGSIIAINRKMREDFGWTDRAIGQTIERYKTELASLVGYAVELVLAGGQPQELLAQETYDENDRPQLLNLFVYPLTAQDSTGAVLLIEDVTEKRALEQAIQVRADQLGALTEASNRVTASTERTIVIMNAMSEMQRLIPYQTMVVWRRSGSGLTLEDASGQLWEGVVTEGESEERATKVRINDYLALRQVVDTQKTLAVNLPPDLPTEYDPMPPGAEGAQSWLGVPMVSQGNVVGVIALASAALNAYDSPSDQNVAFAFASQIANAAANAELFMQAFERTNEMSTLLEAAQVTAATRELPELLEIIAGLMFGVVEVDQCAVMVWNEVDNTVELVQDTDRMGEIDRIRKPGTRFDLGRFKAKMQVLRTREPQIMRASDDPEIYGEDIAEMRERGEVQRILIPLTTADGAIGLVQLEQFRGEPREMTQQNIRMVRTLGGQLAVGIQNARLSQEMSNMVAESFALNDLSQSLSSVLNVQQMMEVVRARLPEVLKADEYYLALFDSAAQMVSFPIAYKNGKSIDIPARPLGGDEISYVFKNNRMLSIGADYFTPDQLRRSIGIVSGEGDYMSYVAVPVTVSGRTLGAIALLDPVRTRAFSLNDQRVLTTVSSQLSAVLQNANLFQQITQLAEDLEKQVIARTQELAGERDRLDTLYKITSELARTLDMSELEERALGMLVSAAGADDGLIMRFDTMTDDLVTMARYHSHDGLNGTAHPGEQIGRWLIQNPGELVIPALAEWPHWDVKAAGAADWQSATAAPLQASDGDSLGVIILLSLMPDAFNDSAVRLLSAAASQVAATIKNAQLYALIRDQADRLRLMLRTEQEEAEKNAAILDSISDGVILSDAEGRVIVSNPAAQRLLNLTAHELVGRPLRELATLYDGSIAAWIEGILRQSEVAQEDDPPMEVRLTVYDAIIAAATSPVFSEGRFVGLVSVMRDITKDVEVDRMKSEFISNISHELRTPLTPIKGFTEMLMMGALGSVTEPQKNTLGMIRDNVNRLAVLVEDVLDISRIDSGREVLHVADIDLESVIRESVDRQQNRPMHKDKTRTVEVDIEAGLPHIQADRNKLMRIFNSIIDNAFNYTQDKGHIRVSARLDGDRVLAAVADDGVGIPEQYREAVWRRFQRIEEHALKLEVSGTGLGLSIVKEMVEMHNGTVWFDTEVGKGTTFTVSLPLVQPGQAISAPAMD from the coding sequence ATGAATGTTGCGTTGGTGCTATTTCTGGGTGGAGTCGTTGTCACGCTGTGGCTCTACTTTTTCACGCGCCAGCGCGCGGCATCGGCGCCTGGATTTGGCCCGATCAAGATCGCGGATAGCGCAAACGCGCCGGACACAGGTAAGGAAGGCATCCTGATCGTACGCGGCCTGGGCCAGGTGGTCCACGCCAATGCGGTCATGAAGGCCTGGCTGTCGATCGACGACGATGTGCCGGACCTGGAGCAGGTGATCCGGCTGGTGGAACCGTCGGATAACTTCCTCGCGCTGTTGGGCGGCCAGAATCAGGCTGCGTTCCAGATCGGCGACCAGTGGATGGAAGCGTCGGTCTACGACGTGCCCAATGAGAACGAGCAGCGGCGGATGATCGTCGTGCGCGAGGTCGGCACGGATGGCGCGACGGACACCACCGGCACAGGCATCGATTTCAGCCGGGCGTTCCGCGTGCTCAACCAGGCGGCGGAACTGGTGGACATCACGGCGGGCGTGGAGCCAACGCTGCAGGCGATCCTGACCGTGCTGCATCCGGTGATCCCATTCGACGGCGGCGAAGTGAACCTGTTCACCGAGGATGGCTCGGCGCTGACGCCGCAGGCGTGGTTCGGGGATGCGCGCTACATCCTGGCGCTGTACGAGCACGGCGGGCAGTACCCGCTGGAGGGTGGAATAACGGGTTGGCTGCTCAAGCATCGCAAGCCGCTGGTGATGAACAGCACGAGCGAAATCGACGCGCTGAAGCCGCTGGTGCAGCCGTTCCCGTATCAAAGCGTGGTTGGTATCCCGCTGATGATCGCCAACCAGGTGCTGGGAACGATCGAGCTGTTTTCCGACCGGCCAAACGCGTATACCGGCCAGGAGTCGACGCTGCTGCTGGCGCTGAACGAAGCGCTGGCACGCACGATCGGCGACTCCCAGCAGTATGCCCAGCAGGTCAAGCGAGTGGAAGACCTGGTGAGCCTGCAGGGACTGGTCGAGCAGGCGTCCGGACGAGCGGATGCGCGTGCCGAGACGGTCTACGGTGCACTGGCGCGGCGCGTGGCCGAACTGTCCGGCGCGCAGATGTGCGGAATCCTGCTGTATGACAACTCTAAAGCCGGGCTGACGGCAGCGCTGCCGTTCCACGGCATCCCGGATGCGCTGGCGCGATCACTGATCGTCCCGCTACCCGGCGGAAGCGCCGCGCGGGACATCTTCGAGCGGCAGCCGTACTGGCTGGCCGGCGACCTGAGGGACGAGTCGCTGGCAGAAGAGATGGGTTTAAGCTCGGTGATGAGCACGATCGGCATCCGCAATACGTTGTGGGTGCCGCTGCAGATCAGCCGCGAACGCATCGGTATGCTGGTGGTCTTCAATAAGCTGCGCGGCTCGGAATTCACGATCCGCGATGTCGCCAACCTGAAAGCAATCGCGTCGCAGGCGACGGTGGTGGTCGAGAGCATCCGGCTGTTCAGCCGTGAGCAGCGCCTCGACGCCGAGCTTGAAGGCTTGCAGCAGATGACATTCGCCATCGGTGCGCTGACGGCCGAGGGGGATTTCTTCAAGGAACTGACCAACCGCATCGCGTCGCTGATGAATGTCCGCTCGTGCGCGCTGCTGCTGCTCAATCCCACGGGAGACCGGCTGCTCGGGCAGGTGCCGGCCAGCGGCATCAACGACGAGATCATGGCGATGTACGACATCGACTTCAGTGAAGAGTCGGTGTTCCGCGCGCTGTGGCAGGACGAAGACAACTGGTACACGAACAACACACAGACGAGCGCGCTGATTATCGCAACCGGGCTGGAAGAGGTGACCGACCGGGCGACGATTCAGCGCGTGATGTACGCGAAGCTCACGCTGCGGGGCGAAATGACCGGCGTGATTCAGATCGCCGACCCGGCAAACGGGCGCGACTTCGACGACGGAGACGGCCGGTTGCTGACGATCTTCGCGACGCAAGCCGCGACGATTCTGGAAAACGCGCGGCTGTTCCGTGAAGTCCAGCGGCAGTCGCAGCGGTCGGAAGTGATGCGGCGACTGGCAGAGGTTGCCGGCGCGATGACGCTGCTGGACGAAAGCGCACAGGAACTGCTTAAGGCGGTCACCGAGGTGACGGGCAGTCCGGTGGCATTCCTGAGCCTGCTGGATGCGGCGGGAAACCTGATCACGCTCCCGAAGCGCGTGTACGGCTCGGAAATGACAGAACCGACGATCCAGAATGCCTACAGCCCCGGCTTCCCGCTCACCGTCACGATCTCGAAACGGCCGTACATCGGGAACGACGTGCTTCACGACCCGATGGTGACGGACGAATACCGGCGCAACAGCGAGCTAACGAATCTACGGAGCGCAGTGGTTGTCCCGCTGATCGTAAATGAGCGCAGCATCGGCGAACTGGGGGTGGCGAACCGCGTACGTCCGTACGATAAGAGCGACCTGCCAATCCTGAGGACGATTGCGGCGCAGATCGCCCCCGCCATCGACCGCGCACTGCTGTACGAGTCCACGAGCCAGAACCTTGCGCGGCGCCTGGAGGAGATCGACGCGGTCAGCCGTGTCTCCAACGAACTGACGCTGACGGTCGATTTCGACCAGATCCTGAACATGATCCGGCGCGAAGCCCTGCGAGCGACCTCCGCCGCCAACAGCACAGTAGCGCTGCTGAAACCGGTCGAGGAATGGCCGATGCCGGAAGCCCCGCAGCTGCTGCGGCGCATCGGCAGCCTGCGCGAAACATTGAGCTTCGACACGATCGCGCCGATCGAAAAAGCGGCGATCGACAAGGGTGCTGAACCGATCCTGATCGGGGATTATGCCGGTCAGAACGCGATCCGGCCAACCCCGCGCGACGCGCGCTCGGCACTGGCCGTGGCAATCCTGTACGTCGACACGGTGATCGGCGTGATCCATCTGTGGAACAATACACCGGACAGGTTCGACGACATCTCGGCGCAGTTCCTGCTGACGCTGGCAACGAAGGCCTCGCTGGGTTACGGGAACTACATCCGCTACAACGAACTCCGGGAGCGTTCGGATGCGCTGCGGCAGCGCGTCGAACAGCTTAACCGTATCTTCGAACTCAGTTCGGTGCTGTCCTCGTCGACCGACCCGGCTGAACTGCTGGAAGCGGTGGCGTACTCGGTGCAGCAGTCGGCGGCATACGATCAGGTGGTGATGCTGCTGGCTGACGAGAACGGCATCCTGCACCGCGTATCACAGGCAGGGCTGCCGATCGACCTGTTCCGGCAGAGCATGGTGAGCACGATTTCGGTCAACGCGATGCGCGACCTGCTTACGCCGGAGTATCAGATCGGCCAGAGCAGCGCTTTCCTGCTGGACAAAGCCCAGCGCGACAAAGAGCGCGACGCACTGGAAACCCGTTTCGAGGGCCAGCGCGAGATCGAGTATAAGGGGCCGGACGCGTGGCTGGATGGCGACCTGCTGCTGACGGTGATGACGACGCCGGGCGGGCGAATGTTGGGCGTGATCCTGCTCGACCGGCCATTCAACGACCGCAAGCCGGACCGTAATACGGCGGACCTGCTCGAAACCTTCGCCTATCAGGCCGCCAACGCCGTCGAAAGCACGGCACTGTATAATCAGGCGGTCCGCCTGCGGGTGCTGAACGAGTCGGTGGTCAACTCGATCGAACAGGGGATCGTGGTGCTGGACCGGACGGGCAGCATCATCGCGATCAACCGCAAGATGCGCGAGGATTTCGGCTGGACCGACCGCGCGATCGGCCAAACGATCGAGCGGTACAAGACGGAACTCGCCTCACTGGTCGGCTATGCGGTGGAACTGGTGCTGGCCGGCGGCCAGCCACAGGAACTGCTGGCTCAGGAGACCTACGACGAGAACGACCGGCCACAACTGCTGAACCTGTTTGTCTACCCGCTGACCGCGCAGGACAGCACGGGCGCCGTGCTGCTGATCGAAGACGTCACCGAAAAGCGTGCCCTCGAACAAGCTATCCAGGTGCGCGCCGACCAATTGGGCGCCCTGACCGAGGCCAGCAACCGGGTCACCGCCTCGACCGAGCGCACCATCGTGATTATGAACGCGATGAGCGAGATGCAGCGGCTGATCCCGTATCAGACGATGGTGGTCTGGCGGCGTTCCGGCAGCGGGCTCACGCTGGAGGATGCATCGGGGCAATTATGGGAGGGAGTGGTCACCGAGGGCGAGTCCGAGGAGCGGGCCACGAAAGTCAGGATCAACGATTATCTGGCGCTGCGGCAGGTGGTCGATACGCAGAAGACACTGGCCGTGAACCTGCCGCCCGACCTCCCCACCGAATACGATCCTATGCCGCCGGGCGCAGAAGGGGCGCAATCGTGGCTGGGTGTACCGATGGTCAGCCAAGGGAACGTCGTCGGCGTGATCGCGCTGGCGAGCGCCGCGCTGAATGCGTACGACAGCCCTTCGGACCAGAACGTCGCGTTCGCGTTTGCCTCGCAGATCGCCAACGCGGCGGCGAATGCCGAGCTGTTCATGCAGGCGTTCGAGCGCACGAACGAAATGTCCACGCTGCTCGAAGCGGCGCAGGTCACCGCGGCGACCCGCGAACTTCCGGAACTGCTGGAGATCATCGCGGGGCTGATGTTCGGCGTGGTCGAGGTGGACCAATGCGCGGTGATGGTGTGGAACGAAGTCGACAACACGGTCGAACTTGTGCAGGACACCGACCGGATGGGCGAGATTGACCGTATCCGCAAGCCGGGTACCCGCTTCGACCTGGGGCGCTTCAAGGCGAAGATGCAGGTCCTGAGGACGCGCGAACCGCAAATCATGCGCGCGTCGGACGATCCGGAGATTTACGGCGAAGACATCGCAGAGATGCGCGAGCGCGGCGAAGTCCAGCGGATCCTGATCCCACTCACGACGGCAGACGGCGCGATCGGCCTGGTCCAACTGGAGCAGTTCCGCGGCGAACCGCGGGAGATGACCCAGCAGAACATCCGGATGGTGCGTACGCTCGGCGGACAGCTAGCCGTCGGTATCCAGAACGCGCGACTGTCGCAAGAGATGTCGAACATGGTGGCGGAGTCGTTCGCGCTGAACGACTTGAGCCAATCACTGTCATCGGTGCTGAACGTCCAGCAGATGATGGAGGTGGTACGGGCACGGCTGCCTGAGGTCCTGAAGGCCGACGAGTACTACCTGGCCCTGTTCGATTCGGCCGCCCAAATGGTCAGCTTCCCGATCGCCTACAAGAACGGCAAGTCGATTGACATCCCAGCGCGGCCGCTGGGCGGCGACGAAATCAGTTATGTATTCAAGAACAACCGTATGTTGAGCATCGGCGCGGATTATTTCACGCCGGATCAGCTGCGGCGGAGCATCGGCATCGTTAGCGGCGAAGGCGACTATATGAGTTACGTCGCGGTGCCGGTCACCGTCAGCGGGCGCACGCTGGGCGCGATTGCCCTGCTTGATCCGGTGCGTACCCGCGCGTTCTCGCTCAACGACCAGCGCGTGCTGACCACGGTGTCCTCGCAGCTTTCGGCTGTGCTGCAAAACGCCAACCTGTTCCAGCAAATCACACAGCTTGCCGAAGACCTCGAAAAGCAGGTCATCGCGCGGACGCAGGAACTGGCAGGCGAACGCGACCGGTTGGACACGCTGTACAAGATCACGTCCGAACTGGCACGGACGTTGGATATGAGCGAGCTGGAAGAGCGCGCGCTCGGTATGCTGGTGTCTGCGGCGGGCGCCGATGACGGCCTGATCATGCGGTTCGACACAATGACCGACGACCTGGTCACGATGGCGCGCTACCACAGCCATGACGGGTTGAACGGCACGGCGCATCCGGGCGAGCAAATCGGGCGCTGGCTGATCCAGAATCCGGGCGAACTGGTGATCCCGGCGCTGGCGGAATGGCCGCACTGGGATGTGAAGGCGGCAGGCGCCGCGGACTGGCAGAGCGCAACGGCAGCGCCGCTGCAGGCCAGCGACGGCGACTCGCTGGGCGTCATCATCCTGCTGAGCCTGATGCCGGATGCCTTCAACGACTCGGCGGTGCGCCTGTTAAGCGCGGCGGCGAGTCAAGTCGCGGCGACAATCAAGAACGCCCAACTGTATGCGCTGATCCGCGATCAGGCCGACCGTTTGCGGCTGATGCTGCGTACCGAGCAGGAAGAAGCCGAGAAAAACGCGGCGATCCTCGACTCGATTTCCGACGGCGTGATCCTCTCGGATGCGGAGGGCCGGGTGATCGTTAGCAACCCTGCCGCGCAACGCCTGCTGAACCTGACCGCGCACGAGCTGGTCGGACGGCCGCTGCGCGAACTGGCGACGCTGTACGACGGCAGCATCGCGGCGTGGATTGAGGGTATCCTGCGCCAGAGCGAAGTCGCGCAAGAAGATGATCCGCCAATGGAAGTGCGCCTGACGGTGTACGATGCCATCATCGCGGCGGCGACGTCCCCGGTGTTCAGCGAAGGGCGATTCGTCGGTCTGGTGTCGGTCATGCGCGACATCACGAAAGACGTCGAAGTCGACCGGATGAAATCCGAGTTCATTTCGAATATCAGCCACGAACTGCGGACGCCGCTCACCCCGATTAAGGGCTTTACCGAGATGCTGATGATGGGCGCGCTCGGATCAGTGACGGAACCGCAGAAAAACACGCTGGGAATGATCCGCGACAACGTGAACCGGCTGGCGGTGCTGGTCGAGGACGTGCTGGACATTTCGAGGATCGACAGCGGGCGCGAGGTACTGCATGTTGCCGATATCGACCTGGAGTCGGTGATCCGCGAATCGGTTGACCGGCAGCAGAACCGTCCGATGCACAAAGACAAGACACGCACGGTCGAGGTCGATATTGAGGCGGGACTGCCGCACATTCAGGCTGACCGCAACAAGCTGATGCGGATTTTCAACAGCATCATCGATAATGCGTTCAACTACACGCAGGACAAAGGCCATATCCGGGTCAGCGCGCGCCTCGATGGAGACCGCGTGCTGGCGGCAGTGGCCGATGACGGCGTAGGCATACCGGAACAATACCGCGAGGCGGTATGGCGGCGTTTCCAGCGCATTGAAGAGCATGCGCTAAAGCTGGAAGTCAGCGGGACGGGCCTGGGGCTGTCGATCGTGAAGGAAATGGTCGAGATGCACAACGGCACGGTCTGGTTCGACACAGAGGTGGGGAAAGGCACGACATTCACGGTGTCGCTGCCGCTGGTACAGCCGGGGCAGGCGATCAGCGCGCCGGCGATGGATTAA
- a CDS encoding response regulator — protein sequence MASKGRILVVDDDLDIQFMLKFYFTGVGYEVETADHGKEAIAMARRQPHSLIILDIMLPDMDGFEVCRELRMNNRTKYIPVIFLTQRDERSDRLSGLELGADDYVTKPFDVDELGLRVGNAIQSANQIAEIDPRSKLPTGRLIEDYLRGMMRETKPWTYIDGKIMNFDAFADVYGFVAADDMIRFTAMLLADVVERYGTGDDYIGHPGRDNFVIVTHSSDPRKLQDEIEATFAKEVKQHYSFIDRERGYVTVPETSGDRRVDLMTLALGAVGTQTHRFADIREITELAAEDRRRRLQGIVDTDAGRFRSTW from the coding sequence ATGGCAAGTAAAGGCCGTATTCTCGTCGTTGACGACGACCTCGACATTCAGTTCATGCTCAAGTTCTATTTCACAGGGGTCGGCTACGAGGTCGAGACGGCGGATCACGGCAAGGAGGCGATTGCGATGGCGCGCCGCCAGCCACACTCGCTGATTATCCTGGACATCATGCTGCCCGATATGGACGGCTTCGAGGTGTGCCGCGAGCTGCGCATGAACAACCGGACGAAATACATCCCGGTGATCTTCCTGACCCAGCGCGATGAGCGCAGCGACCGCTTGAGCGGGCTGGAACTGGGCGCGGACGATTACGTGACCAAGCCGTTCGATGTGGACGAGCTGGGCTTACGGGTGGGGAATGCGATCCAGTCGGCCAACCAGATCGCGGAGATCGACCCGCGGAGCAAGCTGCCGACCGGCCGGCTGATCGAAGACTACCTGCGCGGGATGATGCGCGAGACGAAGCCGTGGACGTACATCGACGGCAAGATCATGAATTTCGACGCGTTCGCGGATGTATACGGCTTCGTGGCGGCGGACGACATGATCCGCTTCACAGCGATGCTGCTGGCCGACGTGGTGGAGCGCTACGGGACGGGCGACGACTATATCGGACATCCGGGGCGCGACAATTTCGTGATCGTGACGCATTCGTCCGATCCGCGCAAGCTGCAGGACGAGATTGAGGCGACGTTCGCCAAAGAGGTCAAGCAGCACTACAGCTTCATTGATCGCGAGCGCGGCTATGTGACTGTGCCGGAGACGAGCGGCGACCGGCGGGTCGACCTGATGACTCTGGCGCTGGGGGCCGTCGGCACGCAGACACACCGTTTCGCGGATATCCGCGAGATCACCGAGCTGGCCGCGGAAGACCGCAGACGGCGGCTGCAGGGCATCGTTGACACCGACGCAGGACGATTCCGGAGCACGTGGTAA
- a CDS encoding DUF348 domain-containing protein, translating into MMDDLHDTRPNPKAGDTRPMAPVGQRHPARWLAFVMALSLFATVIAGCVLVLISLLRREPPQAVSVRLVVDGLARDLETTADDVRGLLEATGIEIVGNLAVVPALEAPIEAGMTVIVDDQRPVTLTVDGATSVFRTVIENPRDILTAAGVVIDVDDEVLVNGARVDARDLLQYPLPANRISVRHALTITLSDGDNELATLVTTADTVGDALTEAGVVLYLGDVVTPPVETALSGGQAVTIDRALPATVSADGITTETRSQAETVGALLAEVGVQLNGLDYAVPPENARLTAAMNVRVLRVTEKIEIETIDIPYDTLYLASAEMELDTTAVTTAGQTGRDERRVRVRYEDGIEVQRFDDGVVRAAEPVNEVISYGTRIVYRTVDTPDGPREYWRQLRMYATSYHPAALGGDDVTATGARLTKGIVAINPRVVPYGTIVYVNGYGEGRAADTGGPRTTPYWIDLGYDDDNYKHWSGWVEVYLLAPPPARIPYILP; encoded by the coding sequence ATGATGGACGACCTGCACGACACTCGCCCTAACCCGAAGGCCGGCGACACCCGTCCGATGGCTCCGGTTGGCCAGCGGCATCCAGCGCGGTGGCTGGCGTTCGTGATGGCGCTTAGTTTGTTCGCGACGGTGATCGCGGGGTGCGTGCTGGTGCTGATTTCCTTGCTGCGGAGAGAGCCGCCGCAGGCCGTGAGCGTCCGGCTGGTCGTCGACGGGCTGGCGCGAGATTTGGAGACGACCGCAGACGATGTCCGCGGACTGCTGGAGGCGACCGGGATCGAGATTGTCGGGAACCTGGCGGTAGTGCCGGCACTTGAAGCGCCAATTGAAGCCGGTATGACCGTAATCGTCGACGATCAGCGGCCGGTTACGCTGACGGTGGATGGGGCGACCAGCGTCTTCCGGACGGTGATCGAGAACCCACGCGATATCCTCACGGCAGCGGGGGTGGTGATCGACGTGGACGACGAAGTGCTGGTAAACGGCGCTCGTGTCGATGCGCGCGACCTGCTGCAATATCCGCTGCCTGCCAACCGCATCAGCGTGCGGCACGCGCTGACAATCACGCTGAGCGATGGCGACAACGAACTGGCCACGCTGGTGACTACGGCAGACACGGTGGGCGACGCCCTGACCGAAGCCGGTGTGGTGCTGTACCTGGGCGACGTCGTGACGCCGCCGGTCGAGACGGCGTTGAGCGGCGGGCAGGCGGTGACGATTGACCGGGCGCTGCCCGCGACGGTAAGCGCGGACGGAATCACTACTGAGACACGCAGCCAAGCCGAGACCGTCGGCGCGCTTCTGGCGGAAGTCGGGGTACAGCTCAACGGCCTCGATTACGCCGTCCCGCCGGAAAACGCCCGGCTGACGGCGGCGATGAACGTGCGCGTGTTACGGGTGACGGAAAAGATCGAGATCGAGACGATCGACATCCCGTATGACACGCTATATCTGGCCAGCGCGGAGATGGAACTCGATACGACGGCGGTGACGACGGCGGGGCAGACCGGACGGGACGAACGGCGAGTCCGGGTGCGCTACGAGGATGGCATCGAGGTGCAGCGGTTCGACGACGGCGTTGTGCGGGCCGCGGAACCCGTGAACGAGGTCATCAGCTACGGGACGAGGATCGTCTACCGGACGGTCGATACGCCGGACGGGCCGCGCGAATACTGGCGGCAGCTGCGGATGTATGCGACGAGCTACCATCCTGCGGCGTTGGGCGGGGACGACGTGACGGCTACCGGCGCGCGGCTAACTAAAGGCATCGTGGCGATCAACCCGCGGGTCGTCCCTTACGGGACGATTGTGTATGTGAACGGCTATGGGGAAGGCCGCGCAGCCGATACCGGCGGCCCACGTACCACACCGTACTGGATCGACCTCGGCTACGACGACGACAACTACAAACACTGGTCGGGGTGGGTCGAGGTGTACCTGCTGGCGCCACCTCCGGCGCGAATCCCGTATATCCTGCCGTAG
- the purE gene encoding 5-(carboxyamino)imidazole ribonucleotide mutase, which yields MGDSPVVGIVMGSDSDWPTMQPAAEVCREFGVPYEARVVSAHRTPGDMAEYGQSAHRRGLKVIIAGAGGAAHLPGMLAAYSALPVIGVPVQSKALSGLDSLLSIVQMPSGVPVATVAIGGGRNAGLLAVQILATSDAGLLERLLAYKAELATQSRLKVIPE from the coding sequence ATGGGCGATTCGCCAGTGGTCGGCATCGTGATGGGCAGCGACTCGGATTGGCCGACGATGCAGCCTGCCGCCGAAGTGTGCCGGGAATTCGGCGTGCCGTATGAGGCGCGGGTCGTCTCCGCACACCGCACGCCAGGAGACATGGCAGAGTATGGCCAGTCGGCGCATAGACGAGGACTAAAGGTCATTATTGCAGGAGCGGGCGGCGCGGCACATCTGCCGGGGATGCTGGCGGCGTATTCAGCGCTGCCGGTGATCGGCGTGCCGGTACAAAGCAAAGCCCTGAGTGGTCTGGACTCGCTGCTGTCGATCGTACAGATGCCATCTGGCGTGCCGGTGGCTACGGTCGCCATTGGCGGAGGGCGCAATGCCGGGCTGCTGGCCGTGCAAATCCTGGCGACGAGCGACGCGGGGCTGCTGGAGAGACTGCTGGCCTACAAGGCAGAACTGGCCACGCAGTCGCGGCTAAAGGTGATCCCCGAATAG
- a CDS encoding esterase, protein MKHLYTTLGRKSADEVGVILPHEHIFVDLRTWDKPGYAQAAAADVIGRMAPEVEKARALGVTALVECTPIGVGRRADMDKAVSVATNFPVLVPTGIYREPWIPPWAHEASEEKLTEWMSGELNGHLEESDFQAAWIKLSANDEGLTATETKILRAAARAGKATQAVIGSHTIKGRVVRDQLGIIEAEGYDANRFIWIHTQAEPDFGLHLEMAKRGAWVEYDALGNPDAPDDDTIIRYIQALFSAGFEKQILLSHDRGWYDPGTPDYVPKPYTYLSEVFVPKLRAAGFDAAAIRQLTEANPFEAFAR, encoded by the coding sequence ATGAAGCACCTTTATACAACCCTGGGCCGGAAGTCCGCGGACGAGGTCGGTGTGATCCTGCCGCACGAGCATATTTTTGTAGACCTGCGGACCTGGGACAAACCCGGGTATGCCCAGGCCGCAGCAGCTGATGTGATCGGACGGATGGCACCCGAAGTGGAAAAAGCGCGGGCGCTGGGCGTAACGGCGCTGGTGGAATGCACGCCAATCGGGGTCGGGCGGCGGGCAGACATGGACAAGGCGGTGTCTGTCGCGACGAACTTCCCGGTCCTGGTGCCGACCGGGATTTACCGCGAACCCTGGATTCCGCCGTGGGCGCACGAGGCAAGCGAAGAGAAGCTGACCGAGTGGATGAGCGGCGAACTCAATGGCCACCTGGAGGAGAGCGATTTTCAAGCAGCGTGGATCAAGCTGAGCGCAAACGACGAAGGGCTGACAGCGACCGAAACGAAGATTCTGAGGGCGGCGGCGCGCGCCGGAAAGGCAACCCAGGCGGTGATCGGCAGCCACACGATCAAGGGACGGGTGGTGCGCGACCAACTGGGGATCATCGAGGCGGAAGGCTACGACGCCAACCGGTTCATCTGGATACACACGCAGGCAGAGCCGGATTTCGGGCTGCACCTGGAGATGGCGAAGCGCGGCGCGTGGGTGGAATATGACGCGCTGGGCAATCCCGACGCGCCGGACGACGACACGATCATCCGCTATATTCAGGCGCTGTTTTCAGCCGGGTTCGAGAAGCAAATCCTACTGAGCCACGACCGCGGGTGGTACGACCCAGGCACCCCGGATTATGTGCCCAAACCCTATACTTATCTGAGCGAGGTATTCGTCCCGAAACTGCGCGCAGCGGGATTTGACGCGGCGGCCATAAGGCAGCTGACCGAGGCGAACCCGTTCGAGGCGTTCGCACGCTGA